Within the Streptomyces sp. YIM 121038 genome, the region CTGCCCGGCGTGGATCGCCTCCCAGTACCCGACGAGGCCCGCGGCCTCTTCCGCGTCCGCCGTCACGATCGTGAACATCCGGCCCGTGCCGCCCAGGTTCAGATATCTGTGGTGGCGGTCGCGGAGCTTCTCGTCGGGCTCGGGGCCGCCCAAGTGCTCCGTCATCGCGGGGGTGTTGTGCCGGACGAGCTGCGGGAAGTCACCCTCGCCGTACGGGACGAGGCGGACCGGCGGCGGCTGTGCCGTGGTGGGTGTGCGCTCCATGTCCTCACGGTAGGGGGAGGGTCTGACAACGCCGCCCTGGCACGGGATGACCAGCGCCAGTCTTCCGCTGGCGTGCCATTGCAGCCACCATGGAAGCGGATTCTGAGTCGCGGAACCGTTACGTCAGGGGGAACCACGGTATGGCGGAGTCTGCGAAGGACTTCTGTTCCGACTTGGTCGATCTGTCCGGGGTCTCCTTGGTCTCCTTGGCGGAGCTGCACACCGGTGACGATCCGGTGCTGCGGCGGGCACTGCACCGCGCCGCGCGCCGGGCGAGCGTGTTCGCCGGCACGCTGGACGAGCAGAACAGCGAGGAAATGACACTGCTGCGCGGGGACCGGCCGAGGCGCCGGAGGTGACCGACGGGCGGTTGGACCTGTACCGGCTCCCCGAGGAGTCGTTGAGGTCAATCGCCGCAGGTGACGCCCGGGCTCCGGAGTTGCGGCTGCTGCGCTCCGCCCAGCGCAGTCACCTGCTGCTCGTGCTGAGGTCGCTGCTCGACCACAGTGGTGTGGCGCGGGCCCGGCCGCCCCGCGTCGGCGCGGTGGCGTCGGCGGAGTCGGCCTGGCGCCTGCTCGCCGCCGTGCAGCGCAGTGACCCGGGTGCGGTCGACGCGGTTCTCGCGGACCCCATGGTGATGGCCTGGGCCATGCGGCTGCTGCGGAGGCTGCGCGGCGTCGGGCGGGGTGCCGCTTCTTCGGCGGCGCCGCTGTGGGCGGATGTCGGCCAGTTGTACGCGCTGGCCGCGGCGGCGGCACTGCGTGCCGGGCGGGACGCCGTGGTGGGCGTGCCGGCCCACCGGGGCGTGGTGTGGGTGCCCGGCGCCGGGGTCGTGGGGCCGCTGTCGTCGCGCAGGTGGAGCGGGGCCGAGGTCCGGGTGGCCGCGCACGGCGCCGTCGTACGGGGGGAGGGCGGGGAGGTGCGGTTGCCCCGGGATCTGGGGGAGGCCGCGCCCGGGTGGCATCCGCTTCCGGTGCTGTGGGACGCGGCGCCCTGGTCCGGTGAGCCGGGGGCCGCGCTCCGCTTCGACACGGTGACGCCGTACCGCGACTTCGTGGTGTCCCCGCGGGCTCCGGCGCGGATGGCGGGGCGGCGGTCCGGGCTGTGGCGGGAGCGGGTCGCCGGTGCGTGCGCCCTGCTGGCCCGGGAGTCCCCGGCGGACGCGGTGCGCCTTGCGGCGCTGGTGCGGGTTCTGGTGCCCCGGGCCTTCGCCGCGTCCACGCGGGGCCAGGTGGCCAGTTCCTCCTCGCCAGACGCCTTCGGCGCGGTCACCCTTTCGCTGCCGTACGACGAGGCGCAGATGGCTGCAACGCTGGTGCACGAGACCCGCCATCAGCAGTTGAACGCGCTGCTCGGCCTCGTACCGCTGGTGCGGGAGCCGGACGGGGGCGGGCGGCGGCTGCACTACGCGCCCTGGCGCAGCGATCCTCGGCCGGTGCACGGCCTGTTGCACGGGGTGTTCGCGTTCGCGGGGGTGACGCGTTTCTGGCGGCTGCACCGGGACTTCGTCACGGGGGACGAGGCGCGGCGTGCCGACTTCGAGTTCGCCGTGTTCCGGGACCAGGTGCGGGAGGTCGCCGCCGTTCTGCTGTCCGGTGCGGAACTCACCGCGGCGGGGCGGATGTTCGTGGAGGAGATCGCGGCGGCGGCCGGGGGGTGGGCGAAGGAGGACGTCATGGCCGAGCCCGCGCGGCTGGCCGCGCACTACTGCGCGTTGCGGCGGGCCGTGTGGCGGGCGCGGCACCTGGAGTTCGACGGGGCGGCGGCGCGGCGGGCCGCCGCCGCGCGGGCGGCGGGCGAGGCGGCTCCGCCGCTGCCGGGGTCGTGGCTGCGGCCGCGTCCGGACGCGATCCGTACGGACACCTTCGGGCATGTGGTCCGGCTCTACCTGGGGGCGCCGGACGAGTTCGCCCGCCGCTGGCGGAAGGCCGACGCGGCGGGGGACGCGGTGATCGGCGCCGAGTGCGCGGCGGTGGCCGGGGACGCCGACGGTGCCGTGCGCCGTTACGCGGCGTGGGCCGCGGCCGATCCGGGTGACGTGGAGGCGTGGATCGGCGCGGTGCTCGCGGAACCGGCCCGCTCGGCGGCCGGGGAGCTGTTGCTCGGGCGCCCGGAGGCCGTGGCGGCGGTGCGTCGGGCGGTGGCGGCCGAAGGGGTGGAGCCGCCGGGCCCGTTGGAGCTCGCGGAGTGGCTGTGCGGCGCTGTCGCCGCGCCCGGCGGCGACAGCGGGTGGTGCGGCGACAGCGACTGGCGTGGCTAGAGCGAGATCAGGTCGATGTCCGCGTTGGCCCTGAGCCCCTTCTCGGCGTCGCGGGTCGCGGGGTGGGACGGGCCCAGGATGGCCCGGTAGGTGGACAGCGCCTCTTCGAGGATCTGGCTGCTCTCCTCCGTCCGGCCCAGCGCCCTGAGGTCGTGGCTCAGGTTCAGCTGGACGGCGAGGTTCGCGGGGTGCCGTTCGCGCAGCCGGGCGGCCTCCTCGGCGACGGCCGCGTCGATCTCGTAGGCCCGGTCGGGGCGGCCGAGTGCGAAGTGGTCGCTGGCCAGGTTCATCCGGGCGAGCAGGGTGCGCGGGTGCTCGGCCGAGAGCGTGCGGGTCAGCCCGTCGACGATCTCCTGGTCCAGGGCGAGGGCGCTGTCGTTCTCGCCGAGCAGGCGCAGGGTCACGGCGAGGTTCATGGCCATGGCGTGACTGTGCGGGTGTTCGCGTCCGTAGAGTCCGCGGTGCTCCTCCAGGGCCTGTTCGGTCAGCTGCCTGGCCTCTTGCAGCTTGCCGACCTGGCGCAGGTCGTTGGCGTGGCTGATGGCCATCTGCAGGTACTGGCGGCTGCGCTCCCCGAAGCGGTTGCGCACCAGGGAGATGTAGGGGGTGGAGAGTTCGTACGCGCCCTCGTGGTCGCCCTTCTTGCGGCGGGTCACGCACAGGTTGCGGACGACCTGGACGGTGAACCAGTGGTCTCCGCCGAGCTGTTCGCGCAGGTCCTCGGCGAGTTGTTCGTAGCCTTCGAGGGACTCCTCGTACCGGCCCACTTCCTGGAGGTCGAGCAGGTAGGCGTTGTACGTGGTCAGGGTGTAGAGGTGGTCCTCGCCGAGGACCTCCACGCGGCGTTGCCACGTGTCGTGGTCCAGTTCCCGTGCCTTCTCCGGTGAGCCCGCGAGGCGCAGGCTCACCGCGTAGTTGTGGGCGGTGAGGAGGGTGGCGGGGTCGTCGGGGCCGAATTCGGCGAGGCTCGTCTCGTAGACGCGCTGGTCGATCTCGCGGGCTTCGTAGAAGTTGCCGCGGATGCGGTGGTTGCCCGCCATGAAGCTCTGGGCCTGGAGGGTGTTCTCGTGGGCGTCGCCGAGGACCCTGCGGTAGCGGTCGACGAGTTCGGCCTGCATGTGGAAGGCGCGGTCGAGGTCGAGGTTCTGCTCGCGCACCGTCCCCGCGATCTGCTGATCGATGGCGAGGACTTCCTCGTGGTCCTCGCCGAGCCGGTCGTGCCAGATCTCGGACGCGCGTTCGCCCAGGTTGAGGGCGGCCGAGTAGTCCCCCCTGGCCCGCAGGAACCACACCTCGTTGAGGACGAGGCGGCGGGTCCAGCCCTCTTCGCATTCGACGGCGTTGGAGGCCCGCAGGTGGGTGAGGAGGGAGGAGTAGCGCGGCCAGAAGGTGGCGCGCTGGGGGTTCCTGGGGTCGGCGTTGGAGAGGAGCTGGTGGGCGGCGTGCCGCATCTGGGCCCGCTCCTGGGGGTTCATCTGCTCGACGAGGACGCGCTGGACCAGGCGGTGCAGCTGGACGGTCGACTGGCGGTGGTCGATGCGGGCGAGGGCGTAGCGGCCGATCTCGCGGACGGCGCGGCCGAGTTTGACGGGGTCGTCGAGCGCGGCCTGGAGTTCCTGGGGCACGGAGATGCCGCGGACGGCGGAGAAGAGGTCCCAGGAGATGGGTTCGGGGGCGAAGAAGGCGCAGACCTGGAGGAGTTGGAGGGCGTCGGGGCGGTCCTCGCGGAGGCGTTCCAGGGACACGTTCCAGGCGGCCGCGACCGGCATCTCGTAGTCGGGCGGCGGGTCGGACTGGAGGAGTTCGGCCCATTTGCGTTCGAAGAGTTCCAGGTACTGCTGGACGGGCATGCCCGTCTCGGCCAGCCAGACGGAGGCCTGTTCGACGGCCAGGGGGAGGTCGCCGAGGGAGGCGGCGAGGTGGTTGACGGCCTCGTCGGGGAGTTCGGGGCTGCGGCGGCGCAGCAGCGAGACGCTCTCCTCGCGGGCGAACACGTCGACCTCTAGGGAGCTCGCGGTGCTGGACCACTGGACGTTGCGGGAGGTGACGAGGATCCGTCCGGGGCCGTCACTGGGGAAGTACTTGCGTACTTCTTTGGGGTCTTCGGCGTTGTCGAACACCAGCAGCCAATCGCTGTAGGGCTCGCCCCTGCGCAGCGCGTCGAGGACGGCCGGTACCGCGGAGATCTCGGAGCCGGCCTGGAGCCCCATCTGTTCGCCCAGTTCGATGAGGGACTGGACGATCTGGTTCTCCTGTTCGGAGGCCACCCACCAGATGAGCCGGTAGTCGCGGCTGTGCCGGTACACGTATTCGACGGCGATCTGTGACTTCCCGACGCCGCCCATGCCGTGCAGTGCCTCGGGGAGCACCGCGGTGACTCCGGTGCCGAGGCGGTCCTGCAGCTGTTCGAGCAGGGCTTGGCGGCCGGTGAAGTTCCTGTTCCGCTGCGGTACGTTCCCCCAGATTCGGGGCGGGTCGTGCGGGCCGCGCGGGCCCGGGGCAACCGGCAGACCGGCAGACACGGCGGGGCCTCCAGAAAGGGAGCGAGGGGGAGCTGAGGGGGAGGGGGGCGGGGTGGTTGCGGAGGGGCTGGGAGCAGTGGGGGGTGGGGCGGTGGGGGACGCGGCCCGGGATGGGGGCGGCGCCGAAAAGCCCTCGCGGTCCGGGGTGTTCGCCGGGGCTTGCGGCCGGTACCGTATCGCAGTTTGATGGCTCTTTTTCAAGTTTGACCCGCTATCAGCCTTTGAGTACTGTAATGAATGCTTATGTCCTGATGTAAAGGCTTCGTCTTGAGTCAGGGCGCGCGGGCCTGCCGCATGGCTTTGCAACAGCCTTCCCAGGTGATTGGCGCGGGCGAGATAAGGCCCCGAAAGGGCGCAGAGCGCGGTGTAGAGATGGGTCACGAAAGGGCGCGTCTGGTCCGTGATCGGCGGGTCCGCGGGGTCGCCGTCCGGCGCGACCAGGGCGCCGCCGCCCTCCCAGAGCGCTTCGAGCCGGGGCCCCAGGAACCCCTGGACCTGCCGCAGCGCCCCGATCGTGTCGGCGCGCCGCCCGAGCGCGAGCAGCTCCTCGCGCACGCCCTCCACGAAGTCGTACGACACGGTGTACGCGTCCTCGACGTCGGCGGTGTCGTCGCCGCGGCGCACCAGGCCGAGCAGCACGATCTCCGCCAGGTTCCAGAACCGGGTGCCCGGCAGGGCCTGTTGGAGCAGCCGCATCACCGGCAGGTTCAGGGGCACCGCCGCCAGGCGCTTGGCCAGGGCGAAGCCCGCGGGTGACGCGGTGGCGCGGAACCGGCGCACCACGGCGGCGGCCCGCTCGGCGCGGTCCCGCTCCGGCGACGGCTCGGGCGCGGCGCCCCGGCGCGGCCCGTCGGTCGCGTCGAGGCCCTCCAGGAGCACGTCGGCGAGGCGCTCGGGCACCGGGCCGACCGCCTCCGCGCGCAGGTCCCCGGCCGGTGCCGTCAGGAGCGCGGCGATGCGGTGCCACTGGCTGGGGTCGGCCGCGGCCACCAGGCGGGCCCAGCGGCCGAGCGACTCCGGGCGCAGCTCCACGACCGGGACGGCGATGGCGTCCGCGGGGCCCGGCGCGGGGACGGCGTGGGGCGCCAGGGCGTCGGCTTCCGGGGGGCAGGTCTCGGCGTCGTAGCGGCGGTTGGGCTCGGCCGGGGACGCGGTGCGCAGCCGGGTGGGCGTGACCGTGGGCAGGGTGAGGTCCCACAGGTGCTGGGGCAGCACGTTCAGGACGGCGGTGGGGGCGGTGCCCGCGAGGCGGTGCAGGAACGCGGCGGCGCTGCCGTCGCGCCAGGCGTCGTGGCCGCCGTCCGTGACGACGAGGACCAGCTGGCGCGCGCTCGGCGACAGGGCGGCGGGCGGGGCCCCGTGCGGGCTCCAGCGCAGCCGCCGCACCGTGCGGAACGCCGCCGTCTGCTCCATCAGCGCGACGATCTGACGGGCCGTGCGGCGCCACAGGGCCATCGAGGGGCCGTCGTCCACGAGCAGCAGCAGGTCCTGCCGCCGCTCCGGCAGCGAGCGGCACACCGGCGTCCACAGGCCGTCCACGGCGGCCTGCTCGGCGGTGGCCTCCTCGTCGAGGGCCGTGTCGTACGGCGAGGACCAGAACAGGCGCAGCGGACGCAGGGCGCGGCCGAGGGCGAGGGAGCCGAGCCGCGCGCCCTCCGCGCGGGCGGCCTGCTCGCCGCCCGGGGCACCGCCGAAGCCGCCGCGCAGGCCGACGAGCGGCCTGACGGGGGCGGCGGCGACGGGGGGAGCCTTCTCGTGGGCGGTCCGCTGGTGTTCCTGGGGGCGCTCCCGGGGGTGCTGCTGGGGGCGCTCCCGCGGGTGTTCCTGCGGACGTTCCCGCGGGTGTTCCTGCGGGCGCCCGCCCGGGGCGTCAGGGCCGTCGGGGGCATCGGGCGTATCGGGGGCGTCAGGCGTATGGGGGACGTCCGGGGCGGGGCGCCCCGGCGTGACCGTGCCGCGTGCCGCCTGCCGCGGCGGGAACACCGGCAGCGCCGCGTCCCGGCAGGCGGCCAGGTACACGGCGTCCGCGAGCTCCGTCCATGTGGGCGCGTCCGGATTCGGGGTGTCCGGGGCCTGCCCGGCGCGCGCGGACTCCCGTGCGGCCTCGGGCGGCGGCTCCGCGGCGGCGACCGTCATCCCGGCCTCGATTCCGCCCCCGCCCCGTCGAGCCGGTGCCACAGGGCGTCGACCAGTTCGTCGAGCGCCCCCGCGTCGGCGGGTAGGCGTCCCGAGGTTGTCAAGTACACGGAGTTCAGCAGCTGGTCGATGGCCAGACCGCCGCGCTCCCTGCTGCGCCGGAGGAACCGCTCGATCAGGTCGCCGCCGTCCCCGGCGCGGGTGGCCGCGCCCTCCGCGAGGTGTGCCGTCACCATGTCGACGAGCTGCGTACGATCCGGGTCCGGCATATGCAGGCGCAAACAGCGGCGTAAGAAGGCGGGCGGGAACTCGCGTTCGCCGTTGGAGGTGATGACCACGATCGGGAAGGCGCGGCAGCGGACGACGCCGCCGACGATCTCCGCGGCGCCCTCCGGGTCGTCGGTCAGGACGGTCACGCGCGGATGGCGCCGCCGGGCCCGCAGCAGTTCGGAGACGGGGAACTGGCCCTCTTCGAAGACGCTCAGCAGATCGTTGGCCAGGTCCTGGTCGCTCTTGTCCAGCTCGTCGATCAGCAGCACCCGCGGCGTCTCGTACGGGAGTAACGCCGTCCCCAGGGGGCCGAGTTGGACGTAGTCGCCGATTCCGGGAAGCTGCTCGTCGACTGCCGCCGTGCCGTCGGCCGTCCGGGGTGCGACGGGGGAGTCCTCCGCCGTGCGCAGCGCGCGCAGCGCGGCGGAGTCCTGGACGCGGCCGATCGCGTCGTACTCGTACAGGCCCGAGCGCAGTGTCGTCCTGCTGGTGATGTGCCAGCGAAGGACCCGGCCGAGCCGCAGCTCGCGGCTGATGCGGTAGGCGAGGCTGCTCTTGCCCGTGCCGGGGCGGCCCGTCACGAGGAGCGGGCGTCGCAGAAGCAAAGCCGCATTGACCATATCGGCCTCGCGCCGCAGCTGCTCGGAGGCCGGGGAGCGCCCGGAGGGCCTGCCGAGCCTGCGCGCGACCTCGTCGTCGTCGGCGGGCGGCGGCGGCACCACGGGCCCGCCGGTGAACCGGCGCCAGGGCGGAGGGTCGGGCAGCAGCTCGCGCAGGGTCGTGTCGTACAGGGGCTGACCCGAACCCCGGTAGATCCACCAGCGGTTCTGGCTGGCGGAGCCGGAAGGCGCGGCTGGGGCGGGGGAGTTGAGGGAGCCGGAAGGGCCCGGGTCCGGACCGGGTCCGGGGTCGGGACCGGGCCCGGGGGCGGGTCCGCCATCGGCGGGGCCGGTGCCCGTGGCCGACGGGTCCGCCGCTTCCGCGGGTGTCGCCGTGTCCGTGTCAGGAGTCTTGTCCTGTGACCGGACGTCCTCGGCGCCCGCCGCGCCGACCGGGCGGATCCCTTGAGGCACGCCGTCCTCGGGAAGCATCGCGTCCTACCCTCCCCCCTGTGCGGAAGAATCCGCCATGGCGCCGCCCCCTCCTGGAAGGCGGTACGGATCGTCCCAGAGCAGTGCTGCGTGGCGACCGAGCGTAGAGTCGCCCTCAGCAGCATCCCCGGCTTTTGCCTCTATGCGCAACGACCGGACGGCATCGGGTAGTTGATGGATTCCTGTGCGAGCTGCCAAGTCGGCCAGCTCGCCGCGGAACACCGGATCTATGCCGCCCCGTCTGTCCCACACCACGATCGGCACCCCGGCGCGCAGCGACTCGGCCAACTCGTCGACACCGGAACCGCTTCCGCCGGCGTGGCCCGGCGGATCGCTGAGGACCACCATGACGCGCCGGGGGTCCGACAGCAGCCGGGAGCGGCCGTCGTCGGGAAACCAGTGCACGGGCCCCGCGCGGCCGGTGAGGAGCGCGTCCCAGCGGCGCGCCCAGCGGCCGTGGGTGTCCGTGCGCTCCATCCTTTCGAGGCTGCGCAGGAGCACCGGATGGTCCTCCCCGAGGCTGCCGTCCGCACCGTGGAAGCCCTTCTTGGCCCACCGCTCGACCGGCAGCCCCAGCAGCTCCCTGGGCAGCACGAACTCCAGCGTGAGGTCCTCCTTGCAGAAGTAGGCCCAGCCCGTCTCCGCCTCCTCCACCAGGGACTTCACCTGCTCGGGCAGCTCCGCCACGTCCACGCGCAGGTCCCCGCCGCGCACCGGATAGGGCTCGGGCCCCTCGATCTGCCACCAGTACGAGAGCAGCCGCTCGTCCGCGTGGTCGGGGTCGGGCAGGGGGCGCAGCCGGATCAGCAGACAGGCGCTCGGCGCCCACACCGGCTCCTGGCCGACGGCACGCACCGGGGGCGCGGGGGTGGGGGCCGCCGCGCGCACGCCGCGCCCAAGAAGGCCGGATTCCGCCCCCGCCGCCACGGGCAGGGCGGGGTCGCCGCTCTCGACCGGCACGACGGGCACGTTCTCGGCCCTCGCCGGGCGGCCCCGGCCCCGCTCGCCCCGGCGGGCGGCGGCCCGCGCGGCCCCGTCGTCGTACGGCTCGGGGCGGGCGCGGTGCTCCATCACCCAGTCGAGCAGGTCCTGTTGGCGCTGGCCCTTCGCGTAGCGGGCGAGGTGCTCGACGAGCAGGACGCAGGGCGGCAGTTCGCCGGGCCGCGCGTTGAGCGTCGCGGCGTGCACGACGGCGAGCCAGGGCTCGGTGCAGTGGGCGGGCAGCGGGTCGGCGCGGTACCGCATGACCTCCTGGTACGCGCCCGCGATGTCGAGCACTTCGAGGCCGCCCAGCGCCTCCATCAGACGGGACCAGTCCTCCGGCGGGAACAAGGGCACCTCCGCCACGGCGATCGCGGTCCGTACGCGCTCGGTGTAGCGCGTGTTGCCTTCGAGGAGTTCGACGACGCCGCCGAGGACCTGGAGGCCGTCGGCGTACTCCAGGACCGCCATCAGGAGCGAGGAGAGGTACGTCCGCCGCCGGGCGCTGTCCGGCACCGCGACCGTGGCGCCGAGGGCCCGGCCCACCATGCGGGTGCACTCGCGAAGGGTGGCCGTCTCGTCGAAGGCCGGTACGCCGTCGAGGGCGTCGAGCACGACCTTGGGCGGTCCCCAGGACTGCGTCACGGGGCATCGCCGCCCGGCGCCTGCGGCCACACCTCGTCGAACAGGGCGAGCGCCGCCCGTGCCGGTTCTGACGACTCGTCAAGCATGCGCAGCGCGGCCACGAGCGCCTCCCTGCCGTCGCGGTGGTCGACGCAGGCCTGTACGACGTGGAAGACCTGGAGGCGCGGTCTGGAGTGGTCCCGGACGCCGTGCCGGATGTGTGCGGGGAGCAGCCGCCGCAGCACGGCCGCGCGGTCCTCCTCGACCAGGGGCACCCGCAGGAGGGCGTCGGCGAGGGCGAACTGATCGCGGTCGGTGGGGAGTCGCGGCGGCGGACGCTCGGCGCGCGGCTGCGTCGCGGTGCCGTGGCCCGGGGGCTCCGCCGGGCCCGCGGTGCCGTTCCCGCCGCCGTCGACCGCCGGGGCGAGGGCGGGGCACAGCCGGGCCACCGCCTCCATGGGGAGCATCCACGCCGCCCTGGTGCGCCGGTCGCCGAGCGCGGCCGTGAGCATGCCGACCACCCTGCGCGTGGCGGGGTCCCAGACGCCCGCGCCGCTGAAGCCCGGCTCGATCCAGGCGCTCGCGGAGTCGAGCCCGTCGAGCTGCACCCAGCCCAGGTGCGGCCCGCCGCGGCCCGCGAGGCTCGCTCTGGACCACAGCCCGTCGGGGGCGCGGGCGGGGTGGCCGTACACGCTCACCTCGCGCCGGTCGGGTTCGCCGCAGGGGCCGAGCCGCGCGAAGCCGACGTCGGGGGGCGGCCGCCAGGTGGTGGTGAGGACCGCGAGGTCGCCGACCCCGTCCTCCGGTCCCGGGAACCAGCCGCCGGGCACGACCGTGGCCTCGCCGGACACCACCTCCGGGTGGCCGCCGACGTCCACGCGGACCGCCTCGGCGGGAGCGTCGGGGCTCGTCCGGCGCAGGGCGCCCGCGACCACGTGCGCGCAGGTCAGTACGTAGCAGGGAGCCACCATGATGCCGGCGCCCCGTAAGTCGCCCGCCGGCGTGAGGACGCGCACGCGCCCCGCCGCGGGCGTGCTCTGCCCATCCCCCTCGGCCACTGCCCCGCCCCTTCCCCCGGCACGGATCCGACGGCGCGCACTTCCCGGTACGGAGCCAGCGTACGAAGGACGCACGCTCCGCGCACCGGCGCTGCGCGCACCGGAGTGTCCCGGGTCCGTAACCGCCGGTTCCCCGGTGACTACCCAGGGAACCGGACGTTCACGGCCAGACCAGGCAGTACGCCTGATGCCCCGCGTCGTGCAGGCGGTGGCTGAAGTCCTGCCACTCGTGCAGGAGTTGGTAGACGTTGAACGCGTCGCGGGGGCCGCCGCGGTCCGGGACCGTGGACCAGATGAAGGCGGCGGCGCCGACCGACTCCTCGCCGACGCCGCGCAGCGGGTCGACGACCGTCATGGGGAGCTTCACGACCGCGTAGTCGGGGTGGAGGACGACCAGTTCCAGCGGGGGGACCTTGTGCAGGGGTATGCCTTCGATGCCGGTGAGGACCATCGCGGCCATCGTCTCCGGCTTGATCTTCGTGAACATGCCGCCCATGCCCAGCTCGTCGCCGCCGAGCTCCTCGGGCCGCATCGAGATCGGTACCCGGGCCGCGGTCGCGCCGTCCGGGGCCCCGAAGTACTTGTAGGTCACCCCCACCCCGCCGCTCCTGCTTCCCGTACGGTCACGCCCCGCCCTGTCCGGCGCGCGCTGCTCGGGGGCCGGGACCGCCTCCGCATCTCGCCGGTGCTTGCCCCGCCGGGCACGCCGGGGACCCAGGCCGTCGGTCCCCTCGCCCAGTCCACCACCGCGCTGCATATCTCCACCCGACTGCTTTTCCAGGGCGCGCGGGCCTTGCCGCGCAACCCGATCATCGTGTCAGTGACCTCCCCCACGGTCACCCGCCGAAACGTGGGGTGAAACACCAGTCCACAGGATCTCCGCACCACCCGCCCCGAGGGAAGGCGGTGCGGCCGGAAAGCCGGCGCGCAGGAGGCCCCGGCGCGCCGTCCGGACCCTCTGACACCATGGTTCATGTGAGCTTCCCGTATAGCGCCCCAGTTTCGCAGACTCTTTTCGACCGTGCGGCGGCCGTGACGCCCGGCGGTGTGAACTCGCCCGTGCGCGCCTTCCGCGCGGTGGGTGGTACGCCCCGCTTCATGGTGTCCGGTACCGGTCCGTACCTCACG harbors:
- a CDS encoding HEXXH motif domain-containing protein, which translates into the protein MTDGRLDLYRLPEESLRSIAAGDARAPELRLLRSAQRSHLLLVLRSLLDHSGVARARPPRVGAVASAESAWRLLAAVQRSDPGAVDAVLADPMVMAWAMRLLRRLRGVGRGAASSAAPLWADVGQLYALAAAAALRAGRDAVVGVPAHRGVVWVPGAGVVGPLSSRRWSGAEVRVAAHGAVVRGEGGEVRLPRDLGEAAPGWHPLPVLWDAAPWSGEPGAALRFDTVTPYRDFVVSPRAPARMAGRRSGLWRERVAGACALLARESPADAVRLAALVRVLVPRAFAASTRGQVASSSSPDAFGAVTLSLPYDEAQMAATLVHETRHQQLNALLGLVPLVREPDGGGRRLHYAPWRSDPRPVHGLLHGVFAFAGVTRFWRLHRDFVTGDEARRADFEFAVFRDQVREVAAVLLSGAELTAAGRMFVEEIAAAAGGWAKEDVMAEPARLAAHYCALRRAVWRARHLEFDGAAARRAAAARAAGEAAPPLPGSWLRPRPDAIRTDTFGHVVRLYLGAPDEFARRWRKADAAGDAVIGAECAAVAGDADGAVRRYAAWAAADPGDVEAWIGAVLAEPARSAAGELLLGRPEAVAAVRRAVAAEGVEPPGPLELAEWLCGAVAAPGGDSGWCGDSDWRG
- the fxsT gene encoding FxSxx-COOH system tetratricopeptide repeat protein, which translates into the protein MTVAAAEPPPEAARESARAGQAPDTPNPDAPTWTELADAVYLAACRDAALPVFPPRQAARGTVTPGRPAPDVPHTPDAPDTPDAPDGPDAPGGRPQEHPRERPQEHPRERPQQHPRERPQEHQRTAHEKAPPVAAAPVRPLVGLRGGFGGAPGGEQAARAEGARLGSLALGRALRPLRLFWSSPYDTALDEEATAEQAAVDGLWTPVCRSLPERRQDLLLLVDDGPSMALWRRTARQIVALMEQTAAFRTVRRLRWSPHGAPPAALSPSARQLVLVVTDGGHDAWRDGSAAAFLHRLAGTAPTAVLNVLPQHLWDLTLPTVTPTRLRTASPAEPNRRYDAETCPPEADALAPHAVPAPGPADAIAVPVVELRPESLGRWARLVAAADPSQWHRIAALLTAPAGDLRAEAVGPVPERLADVLLEGLDATDGPRRGAAPEPSPERDRAERAAAVVRRFRATASPAGFALAKRLAAVPLNLPVMRLLQQALPGTRFWNLAEIVLLGLVRRGDDTADVEDAYTVSYDFVEGVREELLALGRRADTIGALRQVQGFLGPRLEALWEGGGALVAPDGDPADPPITDQTRPFVTHLYTALCALSGPYLARANHLGRLLQSHAAGPRALTQDEAFTSGHKHSLQYSKADSGSNLKKSHQTAIRYRPQAPANTPDREGFSAPPPSRAASPTAPPPTAPSPSATTPPPSPSAPPRSLSGGPAVSAGLPVAPGPRGPHDPPRIWGNVPQRNRNFTGRQALLEQLQDRLGTGVTAVLPEALHGMGGVGKSQIAVEYVYRHSRDYRLIWWVASEQENQIVQSLIELGEQMGLQAGSEISAVPAVLDALRRGEPYSDWLLVFDNAEDPKEVRKYFPSDGPGRILVTSRNVQWSSTASSLEVDVFAREESVSLLRRRSPELPDEAVNHLAASLGDLPLAVEQASVWLAETGMPVQQYLELFERKWAELLQSDPPPDYEMPVAAAWNVSLERLREDRPDALQLLQVCAFFAPEPISWDLFSAVRGISVPQELQAALDDPVKLGRAVREIGRYALARIDHRQSTVQLHRLVQRVLVEQMNPQERAQMRHAAHQLLSNADPRNPQRATFWPRYSSLLTHLRASNAVECEEGWTRRLVLNEVWFLRARGDYSAALNLGERASEIWHDRLGEDHEEVLAIDQQIAGTVREQNLDLDRAFHMQAELVDRYRRVLGDAHENTLQAQSFMAGNHRIRGNFYEAREIDQRVYETSLAEFGPDDPATLLTAHNYAVSLRLAGSPEKARELDHDTWQRRVEVLGEDHLYTLTTYNAYLLDLQEVGRYEESLEGYEQLAEDLREQLGGDHWFTVQVVRNLCVTRRKKGDHEGAYELSTPYISLVRNRFGERSRQYLQMAISHANDLRQVGKLQEARQLTEQALEEHRGLYGREHPHSHAMAMNLAVTLRLLGENDSALALDQEIVDGLTRTLSAEHPRTLLARMNLASDHFALGRPDRAYEIDAAVAEEAARLRERHPANLAVQLNLSHDLRALGRTEESSQILEEALSTYRAILGPSHPATRDAEKGLRANADIDLISL
- a CDS encoding AAA family ATPase; translation: MLPEDGVPQGIRPVGAAGAEDVRSQDKTPDTDTATPAEAADPSATGTGPADGGPAPGPGPDPGPGPDPGPSGSLNSPAPAAPSGSASQNRWWIYRGSGQPLYDTTLRELLPDPPPWRRFTGGPVVPPPPADDDEVARRLGRPSGRSPASEQLRREADMVNAALLLRRPLLVTGRPGTGKSSLAYRISRELRLGRVLRWHITSRTTLRSGLYEYDAIGRVQDSAALRALRTAEDSPVAPRTADGTAAVDEQLPGIGDYVQLGPLGTALLPYETPRVLLIDELDKSDQDLANDLLSVFEEGQFPVSELLRARRRHPRVTVLTDDPEGAAEIVGGVVRCRAFPIVVITSNGEREFPPAFLRRCLRLHMPDPDRTQLVDMVTAHLAEGAATRAGDGGDLIERFLRRSRERGGLAIDQLLNSVYLTTSGRLPADAGALDELVDALWHRLDGAGAESRPG
- a CDS encoding trypsin-like peptidase domain-containing protein, with the protein product MAEGDGQSTPAAGRVRVLTPAGDLRGAGIMVAPCYVLTCAHVVAGALRRTSPDAPAEAVRVDVGGHPEVVSGEATVVPGGWFPGPEDGVGDLAVLTTTWRPPPDVGFARLGPCGEPDRREVSVYGHPARAPDGLWSRASLAGRGGPHLGWVQLDGLDSASAWIEPGFSGAGVWDPATRRVVGMLTAALGDRRTRAAWMLPMEAVARLCPALAPAVDGGGNGTAGPAEPPGHGTATQPRAERPPPRLPTDRDQFALADALLRVPLVEEDRAAVLRRLLPAHIRHGVRDHSRPRLQVFHVVQACVDHRDGREALVAALRMLDESSEPARAALALFDEVWPQAPGGDAP